GTAATAACATGAGGATTTTTCACTCCTTGACTTTTCAAGGCCTTAATCAGCCCAAATAAAGCCAAATTATCAGATTCGGTCGCTCCAGAAGTAAACACAACTTCTCCTGGCTCGCAATTCAAAAAGGAAGCCATCTGTTCTCTGGCCTTATCAACGCCAGCCATAACCTCCTGGCCAAAACCATGAATGGAAGAAGGATTGCCGAATTTCTCTCCGAAATACGGCGTCATCTCTTTTAAAACTTTTTTGTCTACCGGCGTGGTAGCGCTATGATCGAAATATATTTTCATATTTTTATGCGTTAATCACTTCCTTTACTTCTGGAACGACTTTTTTAATTTCCACTTCTACTCCTTGCTTCAAAGTTATCTGCGACATGTGGCAATGCGCGCAATGGCCGACCAATTGCACCTGCACAATTCCGGTCTCCGGATACCAGCCGATAAACTTGATATCCCCGCCATCAGCCTGTAAAGATGGCCGGATTTTTTCTATAACTTTTTTAATCTTAGATTCTATATTTTTTGTTTCTTTTTTCATATTATTTATTATTTTTACTTTTTAACTTTAAACATTGCTCCATGCCCAGGAATCACAAAATCAGCTAATTCCAAAACTTTTTTCCGGCTCTCAGCCAATTTAACCGGATCAGAAGCGTAGGGATCATTCTCGGGATAATTTTCTTTCCAGAAAACATCTCCGCAAATCGCCACTATCCCCTTTTCCGTTTCAACCAGAAGGGTAAGAGAAGTGGC
This genomic stretch from Patescibacteria group bacterium harbors:
- a CDS encoding NifU family protein, translating into MKKETKNIESKIKKVIEKIRPSLQADGGDIKFIGWYPETGIVQVQLVGHCAHCHMSQITLKQGVEVEIKKVVPEVKEVINA
- a CDS encoding aminotransferase class V-fold PLP-dependent enzyme — translated: MKIYFDHSATTPVDKKVLKEMTPYFGEKFGNPSSIHGFGQEVMAGVDKAREQMASFLNCEPGEVVFTSGATESDNLALFGLIKALKSQGVKNPHVITTLIEHDAVLAPCLEMEKNGVEITFLPVKPNGVVDLEKLKKAIKENTVLISIMYVNSEVGSIQPIREIG